TACGCATGTTCTGTAATGGTGGACGATATTATTTTGAACAGACCATACAACTTTGagtttaaaaaataacaatatgtgGTTATTATAAACTAATTCATACTCGTGAACAAGAGCGTCTTTCCACCATCGCAGAAATACGTGCATTTTACCACTACCGTAAAGGGGCTAGAGGTTTTAACGCAGAAATGCGGGCATTTTACCACTGCCGTAAAGGGGCTAGAAGTTTTAACGACAATTGACCAAGTTCACATCAGAGTCATGAGAAGTGTGTGaagtcatacatacatgacgTAACTCATAGTAACCAgtattttttgttatatttctgtAAAAGACGGTTGTATTAACTACCCACCTCCTTTTAGTCCACGTAAtcgtatgtatatattatggaTATGTCCCCTGTATACTAACGAGTTGGCTGTGTAGAATTCGTATTCGTCGTCATTTGCATTAATTATTATTGTTCTTTTATCTTTGTATTTCAGAATGGTGTAACAAGCGCTGCCGACGACGATAAGCAGGATAGTGATATTTTGCTgcggtaaaaaaaaaccagagGGTTAAGATGGTCAGAGGgagggcagacagacagacagacagacagacagacatacagacagacagacagacagacagagtgacaGACAGTTGATGCAAAGGGAACGTTTTGCATGGATGTTGCCTTTGGTAATACGCATGATCAGTATGATCAAATAAACCCTAATAAACCCCAGCTAAAACTACATGATTcatctgggttcatacttaaataatgaaattcctatttttgactctgtgagtaggaatatttcaaataatgaaatgaaatgatcactACGCTAtattattttgcatttataaattatgaatttgtAGATTGAAATCAGGGATTTGTTGATGTCTTTGACCAACCTTTGCACTGACATTAATATATATTGTTAgaattatttcataatatacaaCATACTGCAATGACCGCTAACTGCTTGGTTACTTGACGGTGTGGATTCAGGTTTCAAAACGACACAGATGTGTACTATTCgtttgtatgttgttgttgttgttgttgttgttgttgttgttgttgttgttgttgttgtttttatttcaaaggcACAAATATTTCTCCAAGAGGGCGCACTACTTACATCCAGAGGGTTTACTACATACCAGCCTAGAATACCAATGAGGATGGAAACGACGACAAAGACTGCCTTCCATAGCTTTGACGAACGAGTTATAAATGTAAAATCTGCAAAAGTTAAAATATCAGATTAGTCAGACTCTGTAAGATCTATCTTGAAATAAAAAAGTCGATTTCGATAGACCAATCATCATTCCgataaaaaaaactgtacatttcAATGTATGGTTCTTATATACATGGAAATGCTGGATTCAATCTAACATCtcttttgaaatgtaaacatcCAGTACTGAAAATAAAGATTACTACAATATTTTTGATACTCAAGCATTCTCGAACAAAGTTAGTTTTAAACGTAACTGTCTATATTCATCAACGAATATTTCAGATAATCCCTggcttagtctgtaaggtacgccgtgacagagagaagaggaggccggtgagggcggaaagTCACgacgtattttacagtctatcCCTGGCTTATATGAAAGTAAATATTTAATCGCTCTTTAAGGACGAGAGATGTCAGCGGGTCGATGAATAAACTGCAAAGTAATTGAGAAGTGTACAACGAGACGGATTTCTAATGTCGGAACAAACATGACTCGAATCTTTATTCCATTCTGTACTCATATAGCATCATAGATTTCCTATATACTTTCAGTAGTGTAAGGCTTTATCTCATAGAAGGATTAGTCCAGAAACGTTAGCTAGCTATAATTTTATTGGACTGTGTACATTTTCACTCAGTAAGTTTTACACTCGAATATATGTACTGAGATTCCAAGTGGTTGTTTctcattgtcgtaaaccacagcttTTTTTATAGCAACGTCAAAGACGCACATATTTCACAGTATCAGAgactggtttgtgagaatgatatttcgcagtgtcgcggaagaaatataatatcatcgctggtttgcgagaatgttgtTTCCATACTTTGTTGCGTTAATTATTGCTTTTCCTACAATGACTTTCATGCCTTTGATAATATAGATATATAAGTCAATTCTGATACTAAGCTATTTTCAACAGCCTCTAAAATCAGATCGTGCCGTTGTCCATGTAATGCGTTGAGTGTGTGTTGATTAAAGGTGTGTGGTTGAGAGTCAATATCAAAGTTATATGGTAACGATTCCTCCCAGAGTTTATCAAGTCGTCGCTCAAAGGACTGAACAGTTGATGCTGAAACCACAGACTGTGACAGACGATTCCTCCCAGAGTTTATCAAGTCGTCGCTCAAAGGACTGAACAGTTGATGCTGAAACCACAGACTGTGACAGACTGttccaaatatttacatttctatGCACAAAAGAGTATTTACGTATGTCTAACCTAGTATGCTCCTTAAAATGTGTGTACTTGTCGTGAATATATTACAATTTCAGCGAACGATATAAAGGATACTTACACCCTGGTTTGATTTCTGTGAAGGGGTAGGTATGATGATCTTCCAATTTCTTCTTGAAGATTGCCTCTGGTTTAGTGAGTGCCGCAATTTGTAAATTCCACGTCCCAAAAATACCTACGACCATTACACAAGTATACAATGTGATAGAAGTCTATCATTACACGAACTGCATTGCAGGGGGTTACTTAATTATGCTCTTTAGCGCTGCATTCAAAAACTAGAATGATCTAGAAAAAAATCATTGGTGTTATGGATTACGTCATGGCACAAAGGTGAACGAAACATGTGTGGAGAATATTCGAACTTGCAAAGGAAGATAGTTCCTTCCGAATCGAACACCGAACAGTCGCGCGGCGCGAGCGACGAACGAACTCCGAAACTACAAAAAGCGCGCGTGACGTCACAGAACTTTTGAGATCGAACTAAAGACGCTCGAAAATCTAATTCGTTTCTGCAGAACTTTAGAAGAGAACGTTTTtgctgtatttattttgatactgAAACTTTGACCACATGCATAGACGACCCTGACTAATTTACTTGATATATGTCAACACTTTTAGATTTTGTGTGAGTGGCGCCCTCTCAGACTCGTTACAAGAAACGAAGTACAATTGATGTTATTATCGTGACGTAATCGTGTGATTTTGGATTCACCGGAGTCAAAGTTGTTTGGGTCCTTTTCCGTATCGTGAATCGAAGTTGGTTATCTACGAAGTAAAGGGAAACCAGGAAGGAAAAAAAACGAA
This region of Glandiceps talaboti chromosome 4, keGlaTala1.1, whole genome shotgun sequence genomic DNA includes:
- the LOC144434247 gene encoding cation channel sperm-associated auxiliary subunit TMEM249-like yields the protein MVVGIFGTWNLQIAALTKPEAIFKKKLEDHHTYPFTEIKPGYFTFITRSSKLWKAVFVVVSILIGILGWYVVNPLDQNITILLIVVGSACYTILKYKDKRTIIINANDDEYEFYTANSLVYRGHIHNIYIRLRGLKGGGGDMYFTIVLNGYHVEEQELSSTGTNREKLEKLAKLLASRLGINYFDFKDKSTKHILSKLLKLVNMKATQFNY